A genomic window from Streptomyces sp. 846.5 includes:
- the paaN gene encoding phenylacetic acid degradation protein PaaN: protein MSHENSRELIDRHRATLDRALAALAARDYWSPYPESPRAYGEPVGLDALQGRELLLDQPGTDGLVGPGPEQGGEQSPFGPALGVAYPHAGDPEALFAAARAARPGWAAAGPLLRAAVCCEILARINARSPEFGAAVMHTTGQAAGMAFQAGGPHAQDRGLEAVAYAYAEQTRLPERAEWTKPQGKRDPLRLVKEFTPVPRGTALLVGCNTFPTWNGYPGLFASLATGNPVLVKPHPRAVLPLALTVSVAREVLAEAGFSPDVVLLAAEQPGQGLAKTLALHPDVRIVDYTGSSEFGDWLEQNARQALVYTEKAGVNTIVIDSTADYAGMLGNLAFSLALYSGQMCTTPQNLLLPRAGLDTDQGHKTFAEVVADLGRSLDRLLGDDARAAGLLGAIVNPGVLQRLEQAEKGEFGEVLVASRAVAVPEFPDAVVRTPALVGLDIARDALPGECFGPVAFAVAVDSTAQAVEQLRETVRERGAMTAAAYTTSLEVEAAVVDACLDSGVSLSLNLTGQVYVNQTAAFSDLHGTGANPAANSAYCDAAFVANRFRVVEVRRELR, encoded by the coding sequence ATGTCCCACGAGAATTCCCGCGAGCTGATCGACCGTCACCGGGCCACGCTGGACCGGGCCCTCGCGGCGCTCGCCGCACGCGACTACTGGTCGCCCTACCCCGAGTCGCCCCGGGCGTACGGGGAGCCGGTCGGGCTGGACGCCCTGCAGGGGCGGGAGCTGCTGCTGGACCAGCCGGGAACGGACGGGCTGGTCGGGCCGGGGCCCGAGCAGGGCGGCGAGCAGTCGCCGTTCGGGCCCGCGCTGGGGGTGGCCTACCCGCACGCCGGGGACCCGGAGGCGCTGTTCGCGGCGGCCCGGGCCGCGCGCCCGGGCTGGGCCGCGGCCGGACCGCTGCTGCGGGCCGCGGTCTGCTGCGAGATCCTCGCCCGGATCAACGCCCGCTCCCCCGAGTTCGGCGCCGCCGTCATGCACACCACCGGACAGGCGGCCGGAATGGCCTTCCAGGCCGGCGGTCCGCACGCCCAGGACCGCGGCCTGGAGGCGGTGGCCTACGCGTACGCCGAGCAGACCCGGCTGCCCGAACGCGCCGAGTGGACCAAGCCGCAGGGCAAGCGCGACCCGCTGCGCCTGGTGAAGGAGTTCACCCCGGTGCCGCGCGGGACCGCGCTGCTGGTCGGCTGCAACACCTTCCCGACCTGGAACGGCTACCCGGGCCTGTTCGCCTCGCTGGCCACCGGCAACCCCGTCCTGGTCAAGCCGCACCCGCGGGCCGTGCTGCCGCTGGCGCTCACCGTCTCGGTCGCCCGCGAGGTGCTCGCCGAGGCCGGCTTCAGCCCGGACGTGGTGCTGCTGGCCGCCGAGCAGCCCGGGCAGGGGCTGGCGAAGACCCTCGCCCTGCACCCGGACGTGCGGATCGTCGACTACACCGGGTCCAGCGAGTTCGGCGACTGGCTGGAGCAGAACGCCCGGCAGGCGCTGGTCTACACCGAGAAGGCCGGGGTCAACACGATCGTGATCGACTCCACCGCCGACTACGCCGGGATGCTCGGCAACCTGGCCTTCTCGCTGGCGCTCTACAGCGGCCAGATGTGCACCACCCCGCAGAACCTGCTGCTGCCCCGGGCCGGACTGGACACCGACCAGGGGCACAAGACCTTCGCCGAGGTCGTCGCCGACCTCGGACGTTCACTGGACCGGCTGCTCGGCGACGACGCCCGCGCGGCGGGGCTGCTCGGCGCGATCGTCAACCCGGGCGTGCTGCAGCGGTTGGAGCAGGCGGAGAAGGGCGAGTTCGGGGAGGTGCTGGTGGCGTCGCGGGCCGTCGCGGTGCCGGAGTTCCCGGACGCGGTGGTCCGCACCCCGGCGCTGGTCGGCCTGGACATCGCCAGGGACGCCCTGCCCGGGGAGTGCTTCGGGCCGGTGGCCTTCGCGGTCGCGGTGGACTCCACCGCCCAGGCCGTCGAGCAGCTGCGCGAGACCGTGCGCGAGCGCGGGGCGATGACCGCCGCCGCGTACACAACCTCGCTGGAGGTGGAGGCCGCCGTGGTGGACGCCTGCCTGGACTCGGGGGTGTCGCTGTCGCTGAACCTCACCGGGCAGGTCTACGTCAACCAGACCGCCGCCTTCTCCGACCTGCACGGCACCGGCGCCAACCCGGCCGCCAACTCCGCCTACTGCGACGCGGCCTTCGTGGCCAACCGCTTCCGGGTCGTCGAGGTCCGGCGCGAGCTGCGGTAG
- a CDS encoding MarR family transcriptional regulator: protein MSAAEDGEQGLAAATRAYRVMRELVLEEDERLVQLAEVTGMSFIRSKVLRRLAAGPLRMSELTARLRTDKPYTTLVVDDLERRGLVVRSVHPEDRRCKIVTNTPAGQEMAELAESILARPPQRLLALDQEELALLERVLGKVAGASASTP from the coding sequence ATGAGTGCTGCAGAGGACGGGGAGCAGGGGCTGGCCGCCGCGACCCGGGCCTACCGGGTGATGCGCGAACTCGTGCTGGAGGAGGACGAGCGTCTGGTGCAGCTGGCCGAGGTGACCGGCATGAGCTTCATCCGCAGCAAGGTGCTGCGGCGGCTGGCGGCCGGGCCGCTGCGGATGAGCGAGCTCACCGCGCGGCTGCGGACCGACAAGCCGTACACCACGCTGGTCGTGGACGATCTGGAGCGGCGGGGCCTGGTGGTCCGCAGCGTCCACCCCGAGGACCGCCGCTGCAAGATCGTGACGAACACGCCGGCCGGGCAGGAGATGGCGGAGCTGGCCGAGTCGATCCTGGCCCGGCCGCCGCAGCGGCTGCTGGCGCTGGACCAGGAGGAGCTGGCGCTGCTGGAGCGGGTGCTGGGGAAGGTGGCGGGGGCGTCCGCGTCCACCCCTTGA
- a CDS encoding DHA2 family efflux MFS transporter permease subunit, which produces MPEADIPVTTGAPLSARRRFLILAICCMSLFIVGLDNTIVNVALPSVQRDLHASVSGLQWTIDAYTLVLASLLMLSGSTGDRIGRRRTFQAGLALFTLGSLLCSLSPSLGWLIAARMVQAVGGSMLNPVAMSIITNTFTDPRERARAIGVWGGTVGVSMALGPVLGGLLVGSVGWQSIFWINIPVGIAALLLAGRFVPESKAAKARRVDPVGQLLVITLLASITYGIIEAPTAGWTSAQTIGCFALGVAALAGLLAYEPRRDEPLIDLRFFRSVPFSGATVIAVCGFAALAGFLFLNTLYLQNALGYSALRAGLYTLPMAAMTVVFAPLSGRIVGARGPRVPLIVAGVTMSASGLMLTGLSLTTPVAQLMAAYLLFGLGFGMVNAPITNTAVSGMPRSQAGVAAAVASTSRQVGQSLGVAVIVSVVTSSVHGSAGAAAFTQASHVGWWITVGCGLAVLVLGVVTTGAWARGTAARNAARLSGPAAVRTEVAA; this is translated from the coding sequence ATGCCGGAAGCCGATATACCGGTCACCACCGGAGCACCCTTGAGCGCCCGAAGGCGCTTCCTGATCCTCGCCATCTGTTGCATGAGCCTGTTCATCGTCGGCCTCGACAACACGATCGTGAATGTGGCGCTCCCCTCCGTCCAGCGCGATCTGCACGCCTCCGTCTCCGGGCTGCAGTGGACGATCGACGCCTACACCCTGGTGCTGGCCAGCCTGCTGATGCTCTCCGGCTCCACCGGCGACCGGATCGGCCGGCGACGGACCTTCCAGGCCGGTCTCGCCCTGTTCACCCTGGGCTCGCTGCTCTGCAGCCTCTCCCCCAGCCTGGGCTGGCTGATCGCGGCGCGGATGGTCCAGGCCGTCGGCGGTTCGATGCTCAACCCGGTGGCCATGTCGATCATCACCAACACCTTCACCGACCCCCGCGAGCGCGCCCGGGCCATCGGCGTCTGGGGCGGCACCGTCGGCGTCAGCATGGCGCTCGGCCCGGTCCTCGGCGGGCTGCTGGTCGGGTCGGTCGGCTGGCAGTCGATCTTCTGGATCAACATCCCGGTCGGCATCGCCGCGCTGCTGCTGGCCGGGCGCTTCGTGCCGGAGTCCAAGGCGGCCAAGGCGCGCCGGGTGGACCCGGTCGGCCAGCTGCTGGTGATCACCCTGCTGGCCTCGATCACCTACGGCATCATCGAGGCCCCCACGGCCGGCTGGACCTCGGCGCAGACCATCGGCTGCTTCGCCCTCGGCGTCGCCGCCCTGGCCGGGCTGCTCGCCTATGAGCCACGCCGCGACGAACCCCTGATCGACCTGCGGTTCTTCCGCAGCGTCCCGTTCTCCGGGGCCACCGTGATCGCGGTCTGCGGTTTCGCGGCGCTGGCCGGCTTCCTCTTCCTCAACACCCTCTACCTGCAGAACGCCCTCGGCTACAGCGCGCTGCGGGCCGGTCTCTACACCCTGCCGATGGCCGCGATGACGGTGGTCTTCGCGCCGCTGTCCGGACGGATCGTCGGCGCCCGTGGTCCACGCGTCCCGCTGATCGTCGCCGGGGTCACCATGTCCGCGAGCGGGCTGATGCTCACCGGGCTCAGCCTGACCACCCCGGTCGCCCAGCTGATGGCCGCCTACCTGCTGTTCGGCCTCGGCTTCGGGATGGTCAACGCGCCGATCACCAACACCGCCGTCTCCGGGATGCCGCGCAGCCAGGCCGGGGTGGCCGCCGCGGTCGCCTCGACCAGCCGCCAGGTCGGCCAGTCGCTGGGGGTCGCGGTCATCGTCTCCGTGGTGACCTCCTCGGTGCACGGATCCGCCGGCGCGGCCGCCTTCACCCAGGCCAGCCACGTCGGCTGGTGGATCACCGTGGGCTGCGGACTCGCGGTGCTGGTCCTGGGCGTGGTCACCACCGGCGCCTGGGCCCGGGGGACCGCCGCCCGCAACGCCGCCAGGCTCAGCGGGCCCGCGGCCGTCAGGACGGAGGTCGCCGCATGA
- a CDS encoding TetR/AcrR family transcriptional regulator, translating to MVDNPRVQRRDAYTVETLLAVTVRVFNERGYDGTSMEDLSRAAGISKSSIYHHVRGKEELLRLAVGRALDGLFGILDEPAATDGRAVDRLEHVVRRTTEVLAAELPYVTLLLRVRGNTATEQWALQQRRAYDHRVAELLAEAVRDGDLRADIEPRLATRLLYGMINSLVEWYRPGPDEKSAQHIADAVTLLAFGGLRAP from the coding sequence ATGGTCGACAACCCGCGCGTACAGCGCCGTGACGCCTACACCGTCGAGACGCTGCTCGCGGTGACGGTGCGGGTGTTCAACGAGCGCGGTTACGACGGCACCTCGATGGAGGACCTCTCCCGGGCCGCTGGCATCAGCAAGTCGTCGATCTACCACCATGTCCGCGGCAAGGAGGAACTGCTGCGGCTGGCCGTGGGCCGGGCCCTGGACGGCCTGTTCGGCATCCTGGACGAGCCCGCCGCCACCGACGGCCGCGCGGTCGACCGGCTGGAGCACGTGGTGCGCCGCACCACCGAGGTGCTGGCCGCCGAACTGCCGTACGTCACCCTGCTGCTGCGGGTCCGTGGCAACACCGCCACCGAGCAGTGGGCGCTGCAGCAGCGCCGCGCCTACGACCACCGGGTCGCGGAGCTGCTGGCCGAGGCCGTGCGCGACGGCGACCTGCGCGCCGACATCGAGCCCAGGCTGGCCACCCGGCTGCTCTACGGCATGATCAACTCCCTGGTGGAATGGTACCGGCCCGGACCGGACGAGAAGTCCGCGCAGCACATCGCCGACGCGGTGACCCTGCTCGCCTTCGGCGGCCTGCGCGCGCCTTAG
- a CDS encoding Lrp/AsnC family transcriptional regulator yields MGGGGAGGADAGGSDSRQLDRIDRAILRLLQQDGRASIRSVAERVHVSRANAYARIARMVESGVIRGFTARVDHERAGQGASAYITLKIVQNSWRTVRGQLLELPGVEHMALVSGEFDVLMLVHTVDNRALRDLVLNRIQAIPEVLGTHTLLVFDETDRTPVLPD; encoded by the coding sequence GTGGGGGGCGGCGGCGCGGGTGGTGCGGATGCTGGCGGCTCCGACTCGCGTCAGCTGGACCGGATCGACCGGGCCATCCTGCGGCTGCTGCAGCAGGACGGGCGGGCCTCGATCCGCTCGGTCGCCGAGCGGGTCCATGTGTCCAGGGCCAATGCCTATGCGCGGATCGCGCGCATGGTCGAGTCCGGCGTGATCAGGGGGTTCACCGCGCGGGTGGACCATGAGCGGGCCGGGCAGGGCGCCTCCGCGTACATCACCCTGAAGATCGTGCAGAACTCCTGGCGCACTGTCAGGGGGCAGCTGCTGGAACTGCCGGGGGTCGAGCACATGGCCCTGGTCAGCGGGGAGTTCGACGTACTGATGCTGGTGCACACGGTGGACAACCGGGCCCTGCGCGACCTGGTGCTGAACCGGATCCAGGCGATCCCGGAGGTGCTCGGCACGCACACCCTGCTGGTGTTCGACGAGACCGACCGGACGCCGGTGCTGCCGGACTGA
- the pdhA gene encoding pyruvate dehydrogenase (acetyl-transferring) E1 component subunit alpha translates to MTVLDHDLAAAWTPDAHGPRRDPAPLLPDSEPVRILGTPALRRTADSPGGRELLRDLHRRLVVGRRFNQQATTLTKQGRLAVYPASTGQEACQIAVASALRPGDWLFPSYRDTLAVVSRGVDPVQTLTLLRGNAHCGYDPYEHQVAPLSTPLATQAPHAVGLAHAARLRGESTVALALVGDGGTSEGDFHEALNFAGVLNAPVVFLVQNNGYAISVPLAKQSAAPTLAHKAVGYGIQGRLVDGNDAVAVHIVLSEAVEHARTGRGPVLVEAVTYRLEAHTNADDAGRYRSAEEVERWQARDPLTLMERHLREAGVIGDADVAAAAAEAEELADRMRTLFHVKPQLDPMSLFAHVYAEPTPQLREQAAQLAAELAAEAATEERR, encoded by the coding sequence ATGACCGTTCTCGATCATGACCTGGCGGCCGCCTGGACGCCGGACGCGCACGGCCCGCGCCGTGACCCAGCACCGCTGCTCCCCGACAGCGAGCCGGTGCGCATCCTCGGCACGCCCGCCCTGCGCCGCACCGCCGACTCCCCCGGCGGCCGCGAACTGCTGCGCGACCTGCACCGGCGGCTGGTCGTCGGACGGCGCTTCAACCAGCAGGCGACCACCCTCACCAAGCAGGGCCGGCTGGCCGTCTACCCGGCCTCGACCGGCCAGGAGGCCTGTCAGATCGCCGTGGCGAGCGCGCTGCGTCCGGGCGACTGGCTGTTCCCCAGCTACCGCGACACCCTCGCGGTGGTCTCCCGCGGCGTGGACCCGGTGCAGACTCTGACGCTGCTGCGCGGCAACGCCCACTGTGGCTACGACCCCTACGAGCACCAGGTCGCACCGCTCTCCACCCCGCTGGCCACCCAGGCGCCACACGCGGTGGGCCTGGCCCACGCCGCCCGGCTGCGCGGGGAGTCCACGGTGGCGCTGGCCCTGGTGGGCGACGGCGGCACCAGCGAGGGCGACTTCCACGAGGCGCTGAACTTCGCCGGGGTGCTGAACGCCCCGGTGGTCTTCCTGGTCCAGAACAACGGCTACGCCATCTCCGTCCCGCTGGCCAAGCAGTCCGCGGCGCCGACCCTGGCCCACAAGGCGGTCGGCTACGGCATCCAGGGCCGCCTGGTGGACGGCAACGACGCGGTCGCCGTGCACATCGTCCTCAGCGAGGCGGTGGAGCACGCCCGGACCGGGCGCGGGCCGGTACTGGTCGAGGCGGTCACCTACCGCCTGGAGGCGCACACCAACGCCGACGACGCCGGGCGCTACCGCAGCGCCGAGGAGGTCGAGCGCTGGCAGGCACGCGACCCGCTGACGCTGATGGAACGCCATCTGCGCGAGGCCGGGGTGATCGGCGACGCCGACGTCGCCGCGGCGGCGGCCGAGGCCGAGGAACTGGCCGATCGTATGCGGACGTTGTTTCACGTGAAACCTCAGCTGGACCCGATGTCGCTGTTCGCCCATGTGTACGCCGAGCCCACCCCGCAGCTGCGGGAGCAGGCGGCGCAGCTCGCCGCCGAGCTGGCGGCCGAGGCCGCGACGGAGGAGCGACGATGA
- a CDS encoding alpha-ketoacid dehydrogenase subunit beta, whose product MTTAAPPRTQPPRTATLASALNRALRDALREDPAVHILGEDVGTLGGVFRITDGLAAEFGADRCLDTPLAEAGILGTAVGMAMYGLRPVVEMQFDAFAYPAFEQLVSHVARMRNRTAGRMPLPITVRIPYGGGIGGVEHHSDSSEAYYAHTPGLHVVTPATVADGYGLLRAAIASDDPVVFLEPKRLYWSKDDWSAEAPAPVEPIGRAVVRRQGTSATLLTYGPSLPVCLEAAEAARAEGWDLSVVDLRSLAPFDDETVAAAVRSTGRAVVVHESSGFAGVGAEIAARVTERCFHHLAAPVLRVAGFDIPYPPPMLEQHHLPGVDRILDAVAKLQWEQ is encoded by the coding sequence ATGACCACCGCCGCCCCGCCGCGCACCCAACCGCCGCGCACCGCGACCCTGGCCTCGGCGCTCAACCGCGCCCTGCGCGACGCGCTGCGCGAGGACCCCGCCGTGCACATCCTCGGCGAGGACGTCGGCACCCTGGGCGGGGTCTTCCGGATCACCGACGGCCTGGCCGCCGAGTTCGGCGCCGACCGCTGCCTGGACACCCCGCTGGCCGAGGCCGGCATCCTCGGCACCGCCGTCGGCATGGCCATGTACGGGCTGCGCCCGGTGGTGGAGATGCAGTTCGACGCCTTCGCCTACCCGGCCTTCGAGCAACTGGTCTCGCATGTCGCCCGGATGCGCAACCGCACCGCGGGCCGGATGCCGCTGCCGATCACCGTGCGGATCCCCTACGGCGGCGGCATCGGCGGCGTGGAGCACCACAGCGACTCCTCGGAGGCCTACTACGCCCACACCCCCGGGCTGCACGTGGTCACCCCGGCCACCGTCGCCGACGGTTACGGACTGCTGCGGGCCGCCATCGCCTCCGACGACCCGGTGGTGTTCCTGGAGCCCAAGCGGCTCTACTGGTCCAAGGACGACTGGTCCGCCGAGGCCCCGGCCCCGGTCGAGCCGATCGGACGCGCCGTGGTCCGCCGCCAGGGCACCTCGGCGACCCTGCTGACCTACGGCCCGTCCCTTCCGGTCTGCCTGGAGGCGGCCGAGGCCGCCCGCGCCGAGGGCTGGGACCTGTCCGTGGTGGACCTGCGCAGCCTGGCGCCGTTCGACGACGAGACCGTCGCAGCAGCGGTACGGTCCACCGGACGCGCGGTGGTGGTGCACGAGTCGTCCGGCTTCGCCGGGGTCGGCGCGGAGATCGCCGCCCGGGTCACCGAGCGCTGCTTCCACCACCTGGCCGCCCCGGTACTGCGGGTCGCCGGCTTCGACATCCCCTATCCGCCACCGATGCTGGAGCAGCACCACCTGCCGGGGGTCGACCGGATCCTCGACGCCGTCGCCAAGCTTCAGTGGGAGCAGTGA
- a CDS encoding dihydrolipoamide acetyltransferase family protein: MPSVREFPLPDLGEGLTSAEIVRWLVEVGDVIQVDQPVAEVETAKAVVEVPCPYAGVVTSRFGEAGTEVPVGAALVTVAVASAPDEPAGSSGSGNVLVGYGTAEPSTTRRRRVGAAAAPAPVPAPVPAVISPLVRRLARENGIDLATVTGSGPDGLIMRADVTSAQAAPRAAAAPTEEVTPLRGVARLAAETFSRSRREIPDATCWVDADATELLAARRTLDLGLLALLGRICTAALALHPELNSSVVTGPDGAATGVRRHSAVHLGFAAQTPRGLAVPVVRDAHLLSTGQLAAELSRLTAAAREGRLSPAELTGGTFTLNNYGVFGVDGSTPIINHPEAAMLGVGRIAAKPWVHQGELAVRQVVQLSFTFDHRVCDGAVAGAFLRFVADAVESPVTLLRNL, translated from the coding sequence ATGCCTTCCGTGCGCGAGTTCCCGCTGCCCGACCTCGGCGAGGGCCTGACCTCGGCCGAGATCGTCCGCTGGCTGGTCGAGGTGGGCGACGTGATCCAGGTGGACCAGCCGGTCGCGGAGGTGGAGACCGCCAAGGCCGTGGTCGAGGTGCCCTGCCCCTACGCGGGCGTGGTCACCTCCCGCTTCGGCGAGGCCGGTACCGAGGTGCCGGTGGGCGCGGCGCTGGTCACCGTCGCGGTGGCGTCCGCACCGGACGAGCCGGCCGGGAGCTCGGGCTCGGGCAACGTCCTGGTCGGCTACGGCACAGCCGAGCCCTCTACCACCAGACGCCGTCGCGTCGGCGCTGCAGCAGCCCCCGCCCCCGTTCCGGCCCCCGTCCCCGCCGTCATCTCCCCGCTGGTGCGCCGGCTGGCCCGGGAGAACGGCATCGACCTCGCCACCGTCACCGGCAGCGGCCCCGACGGACTGATCATGCGCGCCGACGTGACGTCGGCCCAGGCGGCGCCCCGGGCAGCGGCCGCTCCGACCGAGGAGGTCACCCCGCTGCGCGGCGTCGCCCGCCTCGCCGCCGAGACCTTCTCCCGCAGCCGGCGTGAGATCCCGGACGCCACCTGCTGGGTGGACGCCGACGCGACCGAACTCCTGGCCGCCCGCCGGACCCTGGACCTCGGCCTGCTCGCCCTGCTGGGCCGGATCTGCACCGCCGCGCTGGCCCTGCACCCCGAGCTCAACTCCAGCGTGGTGACCGGTCCGGACGGAGCCGCCACCGGCGTCCGGCGCCACTCCGCGGTCCATCTGGGCTTCGCCGCGCAGACCCCGCGCGGCCTCGCCGTTCCCGTGGTCAGGGACGCGCACCTGCTCAGCACCGGGCAGCTGGCCGCCGAGCTGTCCCGGCTCACCGCGGCCGCCCGGGAGGGACGGCTCAGCCCGGCCGAGCTCACCGGCGGCACCTTCACCCTCAACAACTACGGCGTCTTCGGCGTCGACGGCTCGACGCCGATCATCAACCATCCCGAGGCGGCCATGCTCGGGGTGGGCCGGATCGCGGCCAAGCCCTGGGTGCACCAAGGGGAGCTGGCGGTCCGCCAGGTGGTGCAGCTGTCCTTCACCTTCGACCACCGGGTCTGCGACGGAGCGGTCGCCGGAGCCTTCCTGCGCTTCGTCGCCGACGCAGTGGAATCCCCGGTGACGCTACTGCGGAACCTCTGA
- a CDS encoding GNAT family protein, producing MNYARPVLRTDRIELRAIGPDAAEALARGGDGGFGWVPDGPFQGTRDACGGVVRAVEGGVFEPEWGVFAIVRLQDGAAVGGAGFHGPPSGGGVEIGYDLAASARGNGYVTEAVRLLTAYALAGEGVARVVAHTEPDNTASQAVLLRSGFQRDGVADDGLPRFVLRSAGRLPGQSAEQPSGQRAEDRSEVPQ from the coding sequence ATGAACTACGCACGACCGGTACTGCGCACCGACCGGATCGAACTGCGCGCGATCGGTCCCGACGCCGCCGAGGCGCTGGCGCGCGGCGGGGACGGCGGGTTCGGCTGGGTCCCTGACGGCCCGTTCCAGGGCACCAGGGACGCCTGCGGCGGAGTGGTGAGAGCGGTCGAGGGCGGCGTGTTCGAGCCGGAGTGGGGTGTCTTCGCGATCGTCCGGCTACAGGACGGGGCGGCCGTCGGCGGCGCGGGCTTCCACGGCCCGCCGAGCGGCGGCGGCGTCGAGATCGGCTACGACCTCGCCGCGTCGGCGCGCGGCAACGGCTATGTCACCGAGGCGGTACGGCTGTTGACGGCCTATGCGCTGGCCGGGGAGGGCGTGGCCCGGGTGGTCGCGCACACCGAGCCGGACAACACGGCCTCGCAGGCCGTGCTGCTCCGGTCGGGCTTCCAGCGGGACGGGGTCGCCGACGACGGCCTGCCCCGGTTCGTGCTGCGCTCGGCGGGGCGGCTGCCCGGGCAGTCGGCCGAGCAGCCGTCGGGGCAGCGGGCCGAGGATCGGTCAGAGGTTCCGCAGTAG
- a CDS encoding rhodanese-like domain-containing protein: MFHASVPTVDAASVPAEGAALLDVREQDEWEAGHVDGALHIPMGQLMARIEELPEQKLYVLCRVGGRSAQVVQYLVAQGRDAVNVDGGMYAWEAAGRPMTSADGNPFVL, from the coding sequence ATGTTCCACGCCTCCGTCCCCACAGTGGACGCCGCTTCCGTGCCCGCCGAGGGCGCCGCGCTGCTCGACGTCCGGGAGCAGGACGAGTGGGAGGCGGGCCATGTCGACGGGGCGCTGCACATCCCGATGGGCCAGCTGATGGCGCGGATCGAGGAGCTGCCGGAGCAGAAGCTCTATGTGCTGTGCCGGGTCGGTGGCCGCTCGGCCCAGGTGGTGCAGTACCTGGTGGCCCAGGGCCGGGACGCGGTGAACGTCGACGGCGGGATGTACGCCTGGGAGGCGGCCGGCCGGCCGATGACGAGCGCGGACGGCAACCCCTTCGTGCTGTAG